One stretch of Arachis duranensis cultivar V14167 chromosome 1, aradu.V14167.gnm2.J7QH, whole genome shotgun sequence DNA includes these proteins:
- the LOC107466155 gene encoding CASP-like protein 2B2, with protein MSYLGVGVSPGTVPVYHSKDLKMLDRRVKIAEVVLRCVILVLGVLATVLVVTDTQVKVILSFQKKAKYTDMKALVFLVVANALAAGYSLIQGLCCVLSIIRGSVLFSKPLAWIIFSADQVMAYVTMAAVAASVQSAVFAKAGQTELQWIKVCNMYEKYCNKVGEGVACAVVVSLSMVVLSCISAFSLFRLYGGNKN; from the exons ATGAGTTACTTGGGTGTGGGTGTTAGTCCTGGAACTGTGCCAGTTTATCACAGCAAGGACCTGAAGATGTTGGATAGGAGGGTGAAGATAGCAGAGGTGGTGCTGAGGTGTGTGATCCTTGTCCTTGGAGTTCTTGCAACTGTTCTTGTGGTAACTGATACACAAGTCAAAGTGATCCTGTCCTTTCAGAAGAAGGCTAAGTATACAGACATGAAGGCTTTAGT GTTCTTGGTAGTGGCCAATGCTTTGGCTGCTGGCTATTCCTTGATTCAAGGACTGTGCTGTGTTCTTAGCATAATTAGAGGGAGTGTACTCTTCAGCAAGCCCTTAGCTTGGATTATCTTCTCTGCTGATCAG GTAATGGCATATGTGACTATGGCGGCAGTAGCAGCATCAGTGCAATCAGCGGTGTTTGCAAAGGCAGGGCAAACTGAACTTCAATGGATAAAGGTTTGCAACATGTATGAGAAATACTGcaacaaagtgggagaagggGTAGCTTGTGCTGTTGTGGTTAGCCTTAGCATGGTTGTCCTCTCTTGTATTTCGGCTTTTAGCCTCTTCCGTTTGTATGGCGGTAACAAAAACTAA
- the LOC107466145 gene encoding cytochrome P450 71D8 isoform X1: protein MEVSSSMVFIIISFIISLLLLWHAKKGKSVHKVPPGPWKLPLIGNLHQLAGSSLPHHALRKLANKHGPLMHLQLGQISAVIVSSPNMAREIMKAHDLAFADRPEFLPSKIITYGSTDIAFSPYGEYWRQMRKICTLELLSSKKVHSFSFIREEEVANMVETIRKSPGATINLSKMINNLISTVISRAVFGNLSEDHEQFVSFVKKTIALSDGFDLADLFPSLKPLHFITGFEAKLKEMHVKIDKTLDKIIKENEARKLEGIHRQEQEQEVKTENLVEVLLRVQHSGTLDTQITMNNVKAVIWDIFAAGTDTSGVVIEWVMSELMRSPRAMKKAQTEIRKALIEKQTIQEADVAELPYLKAVISKTMRLHPPLPLLLPRQSREECTIHGYHIPIKTKVMVNAYALGRDPDYWYDSETFLPERFQDTPMDFKGSNFEYIPFGAGRRACPGLTFGLANVEFALAMLLYHFNWELPKGIRPEDLDMNEAQGAVVGRKNHLYLIPTPYHF from the exons ATGGAAGTTAGTTCATCCATGGTGTTTATCATAATAAGCTTCATCATCTCTTTGCTATTGCTATGGCATGCAAAGAAGGGTAAAAGTGTCCATAAAGTGCCACCTGGGCCATGGAAACTACCTCTCATAGGGAACCTGCATCAACTTGCAGGCTCATCACTTCCACACCATGCTCTCAGAAAACTAGCAAACAAACACGGTCCACTCATGCACCTTCAACTGGGTCAGATTTCTGCAGTGATTGTCTCATCCCCCAACATGGCcagagaaatcatgaaagctcATGATCTTGCTTTTGCAGACAGGCCTGAGTTCCTTCCTTCCAAGATCATAACCTATGGATCAACAGACATTGCATTCTCTCCCTATGGTGAATACTGGAGACAGATGAGGAAGATATGCACACTTGAGCTTCTAAGTTCTAAGAAGGTTCACTCTTTCTCCTTTATCCGAGAAGAGGAGGTAGCTAACATGGTAGAAACAATTCGCAAATCCCCAGGTGCAACCATCAATCTCAGTAAAATGATTAACAATCTCATAAGCACTGTGATTTCTAGAGCTGTTTTTGGCAACCTATCCGAAGACCATGAACAGTTTGTGTCCTTTGTGAAGAAGACAATAGCGTTATCCGATGGATTTGACCTTGCGGATTTGTTTCCTTCCTTGAAACCTCTGCATTTCATCACTGGTTTTGAAGCCAAACTGAAGGAGATGCATGTCAAGATCGACAAGACCTTAGACAAGATCATAAAGGAGAATGAAGCAAGGAAATTGGAAGGTATACACCGGCAAGAGCAAGAACAAGAAGTAAAGACTGAGAATCTTGTTGAGGTTCTTCTAAGAGTCCAACATAGTGGCACCCTTGACACCCAAATTACAATGAACAATGTCAAAGCAGTCATTTGG GACATATTTGCTGCTGGAACAGACACTTCAGGAGTAGTCATAGAGTGGGTTATGTCGGAATTGATGAGAAGCCCCAGAGCTATGAAGAAGGCACAGACTGAGATTCGAAAAGCCTTGATAGAGAAGCAAACAATCCAGGAGGCAGATGTTGCAGAGCTTCCCTACTTGAAGGCTGTGATAAGCAAAACAATGAGGTTACACCCTCCTCTTCCTCTGTTGCTTCCAAGACAATCCAGAGAAGAGTGCACCATCCATGGATACCATATACCGATCAAGACTAAAGTCATGGTAAATGCATATGCGCTCGGAAGAGATCCCGATTACTGGTATGATTCGGAAACCTTCCTACCAGAAAGGTTCCAGGACACTCCTATGGATTTCAAAGGATCAAACTTCGAGTACATCCCCTTTGGAGCAGGAAGGAGAGCTTGTCCGGGACTTACTTTCGGTTTAGCCAACGTTGAGTTTGCTCTAGCTATGCTACTCTACCACTTCAACTGGGAACTCCCTAAAGGAATTAGGCCAGAGGATCTGGATATGAATGAAGCGCAAGGAGCTGTGGTTGGAAGGAAAAACCACCTCTACTTGATTCCCACACCTTACCATTTTTAA